The following are from one region of the Actinopolyspora halophila DSM 43834 genome:
- a CDS encoding DUF397 domain-containing protein, whose translation MTEARGWRKSSRSNPNDSCVEVGRTAEGAAVRDTKDRAAGYFAVSGPQWRAFVAALKADRFG comes from the coding sequence ATGACGGAAGCAAGGGGCTGGAGGAAGTCTAGTCGTTCCAATCCCAACGACTCCTGCGTCGAGGTCGGTCGTACTGCCGAGGGCGCGGCGGTGCGGGACACCAAGGATCGCGCGGCTGGGTACTTCGCGGTGTCCGGTCCGCAGTGGCGGGCGTTCGTGGCCGCGCTCAAGGCCGACCGGTTCGGCTGA
- a CDS encoding SdpI family protein, giving the protein MALALLIIVCVAVILLGAAALTLGLRGLRGTLPRNRYAGVRTPDALRDERTFRLANRVAAPPILAGGAVAVIAGGCAAALGTAATSWLVVGIGAVGTVVLILAGGLLGARAAAAAPVESGCSVCAASSGGAETQAAPGSTGGGCAAAGLCSSGGNCAAALLGQQESSSRSPE; this is encoded by the coding sequence GTGGCGCTTGCATTGCTGATCATCGTGTGTGTCGCCGTGATCCTGCTCGGCGCGGCCGCCCTGACCCTCGGGCTGCGCGGGCTGCGCGGCACGCTGCCGCGCAACCGCTACGCCGGGGTGCGCACCCCGGACGCGCTGCGCGACGAGCGGACCTTCCGGCTCGCCAACCGGGTGGCCGCGCCGCCGATCCTCGCCGGGGGAGCGGTGGCCGTGATCGCCGGTGGCTGCGCGGCCGCGCTGGGAACAGCGGCGACGAGCTGGCTGGTCGTGGGAATCGGTGCCGTCGGCACGGTGGTACTGATCCTCGCCGGCGGGCTGCTCGGGGCGCGCGCCGCGGCGGCGGCTCCGGTCGAATCCGGTTGCTCCGTCTGCGCGGCCTCCTCGGGAGGCGCGGAAACACAGGCCGCTCCCGGCTCGACGGGCGGCGGCTGCGCTGCCGCCGGACTCTGCTCCTCCGGAGGAAACTGCGCGGCCGCGCTGCTCGGTCAGCAGGAGTCCTCCTCCCGATCACCCGAGTAA
- a CDS encoding zinc finger protein has translation MSHPFTWVPGDHARHVSEDPVPPPGVEFPPELTVTALCGREVTSAAGEIAWLWPTCPDCDGRARELVGAPPRTDPAGGEQC, from the coding sequence ATGTCCCATCCGTTCACCTGGGTGCCCGGCGATCACGCACGGCACGTGAGCGAGGATCCGGTGCCGCCGCCGGGGGTGGAGTTCCCGCCGGAACTGACGGTCACGGCGCTGTGCGGCCGGGAGGTCACCTCGGCCGCGGGGGAGATCGCCTGGCTGTGGCCCACCTGCCCCGATTGCGACGGCAGGGCCCGCGAACTGGTCGGCGCACCGCCGCGCACGGACCCCGCGGGCGGTGAGCAGTGCTGA
- a CDS encoding DUF6049 family protein has product MSPQLGGARTPENPARVRTWTRVALVAVIGVLLTAFAPAAPEAAAQPGEQVGIDVSSVTPSVVRSDSDPFLEISGNLRNNGDETINALEMRLERGEPRATRPSLVEAMRGGAQTSTSTRFTTVADRLAPGQRTSFELRVELKGTGPQSLGLERPGVYPLLLNVNGDLAPQRRARVGSANFMLPVLSLPGGSAEAPAKSTGITTLIPLVDYPHMAQEQLPGRPTILTDDRLAKSLAPGGRLSELVDVVSDEVPADSTLGKSVCFAIDPDLIITAKAMAEGYQVREQSGRTVRGTGSRTAADWLNRLREAVEGRCVLSLPYSDADLVALARAGLPDLIRGSMDGSGLISSELNVTVRDDVLWPADGALDRSTASQLADTSVRSVLMHPDSLAGTSGTLRPVRLNTGNPDYAPTARKIDPLVADALNPARGQQAGGSTGLAPTGDGMPSVLDGLAALTFRANKAAVAGDTIIAPPRRWNPDGAELRGFLSGLRSLEKADYVRPEPLPSADSGGTGSGDSSAETSTSSTGESPRRAAPTYPASSERAEIPPTVLDELAAQNYKVGQLYNAAEREPALNVDPASVTTPLRNGLLHGASSAWRGNGKAASHWVDVASRTLEGVLDGVHTAKFDGQITLTSSQGKILVTVQNDLPVNIRFKLHVDSPPGVQVDDLGVLKVPANGSRLFLPETTVERSGKFTVDVTLRTEGGAKLGQTRRLRVDSDAYGTVPLILTITAAALLVLLSARRIVRRIRSRGNGSSGGSDSNGGSGTDPDGTGNSPGTGETEDTPGEDNPASSETSPDEETPRPEGHDGPPERGTGEDGPTEPTTDNDPRRS; this is encoded by the coding sequence ATGAGCCCGCAGCTGGGCGGCGCGCGCACGCCGGAGAACCCCGCACGTGTGCGGACCTGGACGAGGGTCGCACTGGTCGCCGTGATCGGAGTTCTGCTCACGGCGTTCGCCCCCGCCGCTCCCGAAGCGGCCGCGCAGCCGGGCGAGCAGGTCGGAATCGACGTGTCCTCGGTCACTCCCAGTGTGGTCCGCTCCGACTCCGATCCCTTCCTCGAGATCTCCGGGAACCTGCGCAACAACGGCGACGAGACGATCAACGCGCTCGAGATGCGCCTGGAACGCGGGGAACCGCGTGCGACGCGCCCCAGCCTGGTCGAGGCGATGCGCGGCGGAGCGCAGACTTCGACCAGCACCCGTTTCACGACGGTGGCCGACAGGCTCGCGCCGGGACAGCGCACCTCGTTCGAGCTGCGCGTCGAGCTGAAGGGGACCGGTCCGCAGTCGCTGGGCCTGGAGCGCCCCGGAGTGTACCCCCTGCTGCTCAACGTCAACGGCGACCTGGCCCCGCAACGCAGGGCCAGGGTCGGTTCCGCGAACTTCATGCTTCCGGTGCTGTCCTTACCCGGGGGCTCCGCCGAGGCGCCCGCGAAAAGCACCGGCATCACCACGCTGATACCGCTGGTCGACTACCCGCACATGGCCCAGGAGCAACTGCCGGGACGGCCGACCATCCTCACCGACGACCGCCTCGCGAAATCGCTGGCCCCCGGCGGTCGACTCTCCGAACTCGTCGACGTCGTCTCCGACGAGGTCCCGGCCGACTCCACGCTCGGGAAGAGCGTCTGCTTCGCGATCGATCCCGACCTGATAATCACGGCCAAGGCCATGGCCGAGGGCTATCAGGTACGCGAACAGAGCGGCAGGACCGTGCGCGGCACCGGCTCCCGAACGGCCGCGGACTGGCTGAACCGGCTGCGGGAAGCCGTCGAGGGACGCTGCGTGCTCTCCCTGCCGTACAGCGACGCGGACCTGGTCGCGCTGGCCCGAGCCGGGCTGCCGGACCTGATCCGGGGGTCGATGGACGGTTCCGGGCTGATAAGCAGCGAGCTCAACGTCACGGTCCGCGACGACGTCCTCTGGCCCGCAGACGGCGCCCTGGACCGCTCGACCGCCTCCCAACTGGCCGACACTTCCGTGCGCAGCGTGCTGATGCACCCCGACTCGTTGGCGGGCACCAGCGGAACGCTGCGCCCCGTGCGGCTGAACACCGGGAACCCGGACTACGCCCCCACCGCACGCAAGATCGACCCGCTGGTCGCCGACGCGCTGAACCCGGCACGGGGACAGCAGGCGGGGGGCTCGACCGGCCTGGCTCCCACCGGGGACGGAATGCCCTCGGTGCTCGACGGGTTGGCCGCGCTGACCTTCCGGGCGAACAAGGCCGCCGTGGCCGGCGACACGATCATCGCCCCGCCACGCAGGTGGAACCCGGACGGAGCGGAACTGCGCGGGTTCCTCTCCGGACTGCGGAGCCTGGAAAAGGCCGATTACGTGCGACCGGAACCACTTCCGTCGGCGGATTCGGGCGGCACGGGCAGCGGTGACTCCTCCGCGGAGACGTCCACCTCGTCCACCGGCGAATCCCCGCGGCGGGCCGCACCCACCTACCCCGCCAGCAGCGAGCGCGCCGAGATCCCCCCCACGGTGCTGGACGAACTCGCAGCGCAGAACTACAAGGTCGGCCAGCTGTACAACGCCGCGGAACGCGAGCCCGCGTTGAACGTGGACCCGGCCAGCGTGACCACCCCGCTGCGCAACGGGCTGTTGCACGGTGCTTCCAGCGCGTGGCGGGGCAACGGGAAAGCGGCGTCCCACTGGGTCGACGTGGCCAGCCGAACCCTCGAGGGCGTGTTGGACGGGGTCCACACGGCCAAGTTCGACGGCCAGATAACGCTGACCTCCTCGCAGGGCAAGATCCTCGTCACGGTGCAGAACGACCTGCCGGTCAACATCCGGTTCAAGCTGCACGTGGACAGCCCCCCCGGGGTCCAGGTGGACGATCTCGGGGTGCTCAAGGTGCCCGCCAACGGCAGTCGGCTCTTCCTGCCGGAGACCACCGTGGAGCGTTCGGGCAAGTTCACCGTGGACGTGACCCTGCGCACCGAAGGGGGGGCCAAGCTTGGCCAGACGCGCAGGCTGCGGGTCGACTCGGACGCCTACGGGACGGTGCCCCTGATCCTCACGATCACCGCGGCCGCGCTGCTCGTGCTGCTGTCGGCCCGTCGTATCGTGCGCAGGATCCGCTCCCGTGGCAACGGTTCGAGCGGCGGGAGCGACTCGAACGGCGGGAGCGGAACGGACCCGGACGGAACGGGGAACTCACCCGGCACCGGGGAGACCGAGGACACACCCGGGGAGGACAACCCCGCTTCCTCCGAGACGTCCCCGGATGAGGAGACTCCCCGTCCGGAGGGCCACGACGGCCCACCCGAGCGGGGAACCGGCGAGGACGGTCCCACCGAACCGACCACCGACAACGATCCACGGCGAAGCTGA
- a CDS encoding CCA tRNA nucleotidyltransferase produces MFDAADSDYGPRASAAQSPGSGADPARTARHNAVEELLRQAPVAEELARRFAASGFTLYIVGGSVRDALLGRLGGDLDFTTEARPEQVQALLEDWAETVWDTGIEFGTVGAYRRGVTVEITTFRADTYDRSSRNPEVAFGDSIDGDLFRRDFTVNAMAVELAERELVDPHDGLRDVIQQRLDTPATPEESFADDPLRMMRAARFAAQLGFEPAERVLEAMRRMADEIERITPERMQAELSKLLCGRHPRRGVELLVDTGLADHVLPELPAMRLEIDEHHQHKDVYLHSLVVLDQAVDLERAEDPEGEPDLTLRLAALLHDIGKPATRRFEPGGGVSFHHHEVVGAKMTRKRLRALRYSKDTISDVSNLVYLHLRFHGYGEGNWTDSAVRRYVNDAGHLLQRLHKLVRADCTTRNKRKARALQRAYDDLEARIRRIAEEEDLAKVRPDLDGNEIIELLGVSPGPVVGRAWRHLKDVRLDQGPLGREDAVAELYRWARAEGILPSADGPD; encoded by the coding sequence GTGTTCGACGCCGCCGACTCCGATTACGGTCCACGAGCCTCCGCCGCGCAGTCACCGGGTTCCGGTGCGGACCCGGCACGAACGGCGCGGCACAACGCGGTCGAGGAACTGCTGAGGCAGGCACCGGTCGCCGAGGAACTGGCGCGCCGCTTCGCCGCTTCCGGTTTCACGCTCTACATCGTGGGCGGCAGCGTCCGCGACGCGCTGCTCGGCAGGCTCGGTGGCGACCTGGACTTCACCACCGAGGCGCGCCCCGAGCAGGTGCAGGCCCTGCTGGAGGACTGGGCCGAGACGGTCTGGGACACCGGCATCGAGTTCGGCACGGTGGGCGCCTACCGGCGGGGAGTGACGGTAGAGATCACCACGTTCCGCGCCGACACCTACGACCGCTCCAGCCGCAACCCCGAGGTGGCCTTCGGGGACTCGATCGACGGGGACCTGTTCCGCAGGGACTTCACCGTCAACGCGATGGCCGTCGAACTCGCGGAGCGCGAGCTCGTCGACCCGCACGACGGGCTGCGCGACGTGATCCAGCAGCGGCTGGACACCCCGGCCACCCCGGAGGAGTCCTTCGCCGACGATCCGCTGCGGATGATGCGCGCGGCGCGGTTCGCGGCGCAGCTCGGCTTCGAGCCCGCCGAGCGGGTGCTGGAGGCGATGCGCCGGATGGCCGACGAGATCGAGCGGATCACCCCGGAGCGGATGCAGGCCGAGCTGTCCAAGCTGCTGTGCGGGCGGCACCCGCGCAGGGGCGTCGAGCTGCTGGTCGACACGGGACTGGCCGATCACGTGCTTCCCGAGCTGCCCGCGATGCGGCTGGAGATCGACGAGCACCACCAGCACAAGGACGTCTACCTGCACTCGCTCGTGGTGCTGGACCAGGCCGTCGACCTGGAACGGGCCGAGGACCCGGAGGGCGAACCGGACCTGACGCTGCGGCTGGCGGCGCTGCTGCACGACATCGGCAAGCCCGCCACGCGTCGCTTCGAACCGGGCGGCGGGGTCAGCTTCCACCACCACGAGGTGGTCGGCGCCAAGATGACCCGCAAGCGGCTGCGTGCCCTGCGCTATTCGAAGGACACCATCTCCGACGTCTCCAACCTCGTCTACCTGCACCTGCGGTTCCACGGTTACGGCGAGGGCAACTGGACCGACTCCGCGGTGCGGCGCTACGTCAACGACGCCGGACACCTGCTGCAGCGGCTGCACAAGCTGGTGCGGGCCGACTGCACCACCCGCAACAAGCGCAAGGCGCGTGCCCTGCAACGCGCCTACGACGATCTGGAAGCGCGGATCCGGCGCATCGCCGAGGAGGAGGACCTCGCCAAGGTGCGGCCGGATCTGGACGGCAACGAGATCATCGAGCTGCTCGGCGTGAGCCCGGGACCCGTCGTGGGGCGCGCGTGGCGGCACCTGAAGGACGTCCGACTCGACCAGGGGCCGCTGGGGCGGGAAGACGCCGTCGCCGAGCTGTACCGGTGGGCGCGCGCGGAGGGCATCCTGCCGTCCGCGGACGGCCCCGACTGA
- a CDS encoding NUDIX domain-containing protein yields MPPPSGGSGGSGPKRRSPRRRRRLRTVDETSAGGLVVDASKRHAAVIGRLDRQQRLLWSLPKGHIEPGETPEETAVREVAEETGIIGRAVRPIGTIDYWFVADNRKVHKTVHHFLLVATGGELSDEDVEVTEVAWVPLGELDEILAYADERRLVRHVIALFGNAPGSAEFGSWTEHG; encoded by the coding sequence ATGCCTCCCCCGTCCGGTGGTTCCGGCGGATCCGGACCAAAGCGTCGGAGCCCGCGCCGGCGACGCAGGTTGCGGACCGTGGACGAGACGTCGGCGGGCGGGCTGGTCGTCGACGCCTCGAAGCGGCACGCGGCCGTCATCGGGAGACTGGACCGTCAACAGCGCTTGTTGTGGTCCCTGCCCAAGGGCCACATCGAGCCGGGAGAGACTCCGGAGGAGACCGCCGTCCGCGAGGTGGCCGAGGAGACCGGCATCATCGGACGGGCGGTCCGCCCGATCGGGACGATCGACTACTGGTTCGTCGCCGACAACAGGAAGGTGCACAAGACCGTGCACCACTTCCTGCTCGTCGCCACGGGTGGCGAGCTTTCCGACGAGGACGTGGAGGTCACCGAGGTGGCATGGGTGCCGCTGGGTGAACTGGACGAGATCCTGGCCTATGCCGACGAGCGCAGGCTCGTGCGGCACGTGATCGCACTGTTCGGAAACGCTCCGGGCAGCGCGGAGTTCGGTAGCTGGACGGAGCACGGATGA
- a CDS encoding helix-turn-helix domain-containing protein, whose protein sequence is MSGDVERHSPQARLLGAELRELRKEAGMTVRELAKRVDLGHAAVSRYETGVRSPARELLARILTALGASGERYEEMMELQRRASEPNLIADSRSGLHKHLLNLAEFERTANHIVHVAPMVIPGPLQTRDYAEQIMSGLTGEERELRVELRMARSNEVLVSGKLDAIICEGVLHDDIGGPQVLNEQIKHLIATARNQQARIRILPSRMQRWTLAHNGSFVLFEFPKASPIVHLEHYRGPAFIYDQKDVEAYRKALTTLTDSVMSEGESVELMAAVAARLEGSIQHDGSKGLEEV, encoded by the coding sequence ATGTCCGGAGACGTCGAGCGCCACTCGCCCCAGGCTCGTCTGCTGGGAGCGGAACTACGCGAGCTGCGAAAAGAAGCGGGTATGACCGTTCGGGAACTCGCCAAGCGCGTCGATCTCGGGCATGCTGCGGTCTCCCGCTATGAGACAGGAGTTCGCTCTCCGGCGCGAGAGCTACTGGCTCGCATCCTCACAGCACTCGGCGCTTCCGGTGAACGGTACGAGGAGATGATGGAGCTCCAGCGGCGAGCTTCCGAGCCGAACTTGATCGCGGACTCCCGTTCGGGACTACACAAGCATCTGCTGAACCTCGCGGAGTTCGAACGGACCGCGAACCACATCGTGCACGTGGCACCGATGGTGATCCCGGGGCCGCTGCAGACGCGCGACTACGCCGAGCAGATCATGTCCGGCCTGACCGGCGAGGAACGTGAGCTCCGCGTGGAGCTGCGCATGGCACGCAGCAACGAGGTGCTCGTTTCCGGGAAGTTGGACGCGATCATCTGCGAAGGAGTGCTGCACGACGACATCGGTGGACCGCAGGTGCTGAACGAGCAGATCAAGCACCTGATAGCGACAGCGCGCAACCAGCAGGCACGCATCCGGATACTACCCAGCCGCATGCAGCGCTGGACTCTCGCGCACAACGGTTCGTTCGTGCTGTTCGAGTTCCCGAAGGCTTCCCCGATCGTCCATCTCGAACACTACCGTGGGCCTGCTTTTATCTACGATCAGAAGGACGTCGAAGCCTACCGAAAAGCGCTGACCACACTCACCGACTCGGTCATGAGCGAAGGCGAATCGGTTGAGCTCATGGCTGCGGTCGCAGCGCGACTGGAAGGGAGCATCCAGCATGACGGAAGCAAGGGGCTGGAGGAAGTCTAG
- a CDS encoding YqgE/AlgH family protein yields MPGVGTDADVKPGTLLVAAPTLYDDNFRRAVVFVIHHHEEGTLGVVLNRPSEIPVHDVLPKWAEHSSEPQSLFVGGPVDQRTAICLAALRTGVETGKLEGIVGVNGPVGLVDLEQDPEELAGLARGMRFFAGYAGWGKQQLEGEIERGDWHVIPALPEDVIADPSVNLWGRVLRRQGPPLAFLATHPGDVQLN; encoded by the coding sequence ATGCCGGGCGTGGGAACCGACGCGGACGTGAAACCGGGGACGCTGCTCGTGGCGGCGCCGACCCTGTACGACGACAACTTCCGTCGGGCGGTGGTGTTCGTCATCCACCACCACGAGGAAGGAACCCTCGGCGTGGTGCTCAACCGGCCGAGCGAGATACCGGTGCACGACGTGCTGCCCAAGTGGGCCGAGCACTCCAGCGAGCCGCAGTCCCTGTTCGTGGGCGGGCCGGTGGACCAGCGCACCGCGATCTGCCTCGCCGCACTGCGCACGGGGGTGGAGACCGGCAAGCTGGAGGGGATCGTCGGGGTCAACGGGCCGGTCGGGCTGGTCGACCTCGAGCAGGACCCGGAGGAGCTGGCCGGGCTGGCCAGGGGGATGCGCTTCTTCGCCGGTTACGCGGGCTGGGGCAAGCAGCAGTTGGAAGGCGAGATCGAGCGCGGGGACTGGCACGTGATCCCGGCACTGCCGGAGGACGTGATCGCCGACCCCTCGGTGAACCTGTGGGGGCGGGTGCTGCGCAGGCAGGGGCCGCCGCTGGCCTTCCTGGCCACGCACCCAGGAGATGTGCAACTCAACTGA
- the leuS gene encoding leucine--tRNA ligase, with product MSGAERNSQGTDGAGDEAPPFRYTARIAGEIERNWQRRWEELGSYHAANPVGPLSGEDAAAEKLFVQDMFPYPSGSGLHVGHPLGFIGTDVYARYHRMLGRNVLHTMGFDAFGLPAEQYAMQTGTHPRTTTENNIERYLTQIRRLGLGHDERRRVATTDIEFYKWTQWIFLQIFHAWYDTEADQGRGRARPISELEAEFAAGKRSTPDGTPWNELDREQQRRIVDSYRLAYLSEAPVNWCPGLGTVVANEEVTAEGLSERGDFPVFRRNLKQWMMRITSYADRLVDDLDRLEWPDKVKTMQRNWIGRSQGAEVHFGLEDRSERIEVFTTRPDTLFGATYMVLAPEHPLAEEILAAPEEFGSWPEGVDQRWTGGYSGPAAAVAEYRRAAETKSELDRQENKDKTGVFTGMHAVNPVNGERVPVFVADYVLLGYGTGAIMAVPGQDQRDWEFAEKFGLPIVRTVQPPADFEGGAYTGDGSTINSSSEDTGLSLNGLDVDEAKKKITSWLEEHGHGKGSVQYKLRDWLFARQRYWGEPFPIVYDDDGIPQGMPADQLPVELPEVAEYSPRTYDPDDADSRPEPPLSKAEQWAEVELDLGDGLKHYQRDTNVMPQWAGSCWYQLRYIDPDNHERFVDAENERYWMGPRPDRHGANDPGGLDLYVGGVEHAVLHLLYARFWQKVLYDLGHVSAEEPYRRLYNQGYIQAYAFTDSRGVYVPAEEVVEQDGKYYYAGEEVNREYGKMGKSLKNSVSPEEMADSYGVDTLRLYEMSMGPLDSSRPWATKDVIGSHRFLQRLWRNVVDEQTGRSRVTEAEPDEELLRALHKTIDSVRGDYDSLQFNTAVAKLIELNNKVTKEYSGAAGPPRAVMEPMVLLVAPLTPHLAEELWSKLGHEDSLVHGPFPAADENYLVEDTLEYPIQFNGKVRSRMTVPASAEQDELRATALADSRIAELLDGSEPRKVVVVPGRLVNVVG from the coding sequence ATGAGTGGCGCGGAACGGAACTCGCAGGGCACGGATGGTGCGGGCGACGAGGCGCCCCCCTTCCGGTACACCGCGCGGATCGCGGGGGAGATCGAGCGGAACTGGCAGCGGCGCTGGGAGGAGCTCGGCAGCTATCACGCCGCGAACCCGGTGGGCCCGTTGAGCGGCGAGGACGCGGCCGCGGAGAAGCTGTTCGTCCAGGACATGTTCCCCTACCCCTCGGGATCCGGGCTGCACGTCGGTCACCCGCTCGGGTTCATCGGCACCGACGTCTACGCGCGCTACCACCGGATGCTGGGGCGCAACGTGCTGCACACGATGGGCTTCGACGCCTTCGGGCTGCCCGCCGAGCAGTACGCGATGCAGACCGGCACGCATCCGCGCACCACGACCGAGAACAACATCGAGCGCTACCTGACGCAGATCCGCAGGCTCGGCCTCGGCCACGACGAGCGGCGCAGGGTCGCCACCACCGACATCGAGTTCTACAAGTGGACCCAGTGGATCTTCCTGCAGATCTTCCACGCCTGGTACGACACCGAGGCCGACCAGGGGCGCGGCCGGGCCCGCCCGATCAGCGAGCTGGAGGCCGAGTTCGCCGCGGGCAAGCGGTCCACACCGGACGGCACGCCGTGGAACGAGCTGGACCGCGAGCAGCAGCGCCGCATCGTCGACTCGTACCGGCTGGCCTACCTCTCGGAGGCGCCGGTGAACTGGTGCCCCGGTCTGGGGACGGTGGTCGCCAACGAGGAGGTCACCGCCGAGGGACTCAGCGAGCGCGGTGACTTCCCGGTGTTCCGCCGCAACCTCAAGCAGTGGATGATGCGGATCACCTCCTACGCCGACCGGCTCGTCGACGACCTGGACCGGCTGGAGTGGCCGGACAAGGTCAAGACCATGCAGCGCAACTGGATCGGTCGTTCGCAGGGCGCCGAGGTGCACTTCGGGCTGGAGGACCGCTCCGAGCGGATCGAGGTGTTCACCACCAGGCCGGACACCCTGTTCGGTGCGACCTACATGGTGCTCGCCCCGGAGCACCCCCTCGCCGAGGAGATCCTGGCCGCCCCGGAGGAGTTCGGCTCCTGGCCGGAGGGCGTCGATCAGCGCTGGACCGGCGGTTACTCGGGTCCGGCCGCGGCCGTGGCCGAGTACCGGCGAGCCGCCGAGACGAAGTCCGAACTGGACCGCCAGGAGAACAAGGACAAGACCGGCGTGTTCACCGGGATGCACGCGGTCAACCCGGTCAACGGCGAGCGCGTTCCCGTGTTCGTGGCCGACTACGTGCTGTTGGGCTACGGAACCGGCGCGATCATGGCCGTGCCGGGGCAGGACCAGCGCGACTGGGAGTTCGCCGAGAAGTTCGGCCTGCCGATCGTGCGCACGGTGCAACCGCCCGCTGACTTCGAGGGCGGCGCCTACACCGGGGACGGATCCACGATCAACTCCTCGTCCGAGGACACCGGGCTCAGCCTGAACGGGCTGGACGTGGACGAGGCCAAGAAGAAGATCACCTCCTGGCTGGAGGAGCACGGTCACGGCAAGGGCAGTGTGCAGTACAAGCTGCGCGACTGGCTCTTCGCGCGGCAGCGCTACTGGGGCGAGCCGTTCCCGATCGTCTACGACGACGACGGCATCCCGCAGGGCATGCCCGCCGACCAGCTACCGGTGGAACTGCCCGAGGTGGCCGAGTACTCCCCGCGCACCTACGATCCCGACGACGCGGACAGCAGGCCGGAGCCTCCGCTGTCCAAGGCCGAGCAGTGGGCCGAGGTGGAGCTGGATCTCGGCGACGGGCTCAAGCACTACCAGCGCGACACCAACGTGATGCCGCAGTGGGCCGGGTCGTGCTGGTACCAGCTGCGCTACATCGACCCGGACAACCACGAGCGGTTCGTGGACGCGGAGAACGAGCGGTACTGGATGGGCCCGCGTCCCGACCGGCACGGCGCGAACGATCCGGGCGGGCTGGACCTCTACGTCGGCGGTGTGGAACACGCGGTGCTGCACCTGCTGTACGCGCGGTTCTGGCAGAAGGTGCTCTACGACCTCGGGCACGTCTCGGCCGAGGAGCCGTACCGCAGGCTGTACAACCAGGGCTACATCCAGGCCTACGCGTTCACCGACTCGCGCGGGGTCTACGTCCCGGCCGAGGAGGTCGTCGAGCAGGACGGCAAGTACTACTACGCGGGCGAGGAGGTCAACCGCGAGTACGGGAAGATGGGCAAGAGCCTCAAGAACTCGGTCTCGCCGGAGGAGATGGCCGACTCCTACGGCGTGGACACGCTGCGGCTCTACGAGATGTCCATGGGTCCGCTGGACTCCTCCCGTCCGTGGGCGACCAAGGACGTGATCGGTTCGCACCGGTTCCTGCAGCGGTTGTGGCGCAACGTCGTCGATGAGCAGACCGGGCGGTCGCGGGTCACCGAGGCCGAGCCCGACGAGGAGCTGCTGCGTGCGCTGCACAAGACCATCGACAGCGTGCGCGGCGACTACGACAGCCTGCAGTTCAACACGGCCGTGGCCAAGCTGATCGAGCTGAACAACAAGGTCACCAAGGAGTACTCGGGCGCGGCGGGACCGCCGCGTGCGGTGATGGAGCCGATGGTGCTGCTGGTGGCCCCGCTGACCCCGCACCTGGCCGAGGAGCTGTGGTCCAAGCTCGGTCACGAGGACAGCCTGGTGCACGGGCCGTTCCCGGCCGCCGACGAGAACTACCTCGTCGAGGACACGCTGGAGTACCCGATCCAGTTCAACGGCAAGGTGCGGTCCAGGATGACGGTGCCCGCCTCGGCCGAGCAGGACGAGCTCCGGGCCACGGCGCTGGCCGACTCCAGGATCGCGGAGCTGCTGGACGGTTCCGAGCCGCGCAAGGTGGTCGTGGTTCCCGGTCGGCTGGTCAACGTGGTCGGTTGA